The following are encoded together in the Salvia hispanica cultivar TCC Black 2014 chromosome 6, UniMelb_Shisp_WGS_1.0, whole genome shotgun sequence genome:
- the LOC125195955 gene encoding uncharacterized protein LOC125195955 isoform X5 — MRKRATQPLRSKCIHNSGKVILIFSVNMSGFFQGYAQMMSSVGWRRDNIWSQGSGKNNPWGRSFKVKWLRLQDLPFQKTLHLKNPWNEFKPVKISRDCQELPGDIGAALCELLDEGADMNTNLLRDEIYRDDFSTRRPYIDPFHPVHDEDFNVPPNPMHMSPLLYPSLLYHHQTEASRFQLPHQRADVIVNNICEGPGSSKVKLSRHSQISGGSTNKINSSSRIDSWGLSAEGSTDVGNFTEDDILEMTYEEYLEAHTQATRRLHITAAGRSTSLQKSSSSRERSDDSQSASSSKKRSYRQSLE, encoded by the exons ATGAGGAAACGTGCCACTCAGCCGCTGAGGAGCAAGTGCATTCAT AATTCTGGCAAGGTTATTCTTATATTTAGTGTCAACATGAGTGGGTTCTTCCAAGGATATGCTCAAATGATGTCTTCCGTTGGTTGGAGAAGGGATAACATATGGAGTCAAGGAAGTGGGAAAAATAATCCTTGGGGCCGTAGTTTTAAAGTCAAATGGCTGCGCTTACAGGACTTACCTTTTCAGAAGACACTCCATCTGAAAAATCCCTGGAATGAGTTCAAACCTGTCAAAATTAGTAGAGACTGTCAG GAGTTGCCTGGGGATATAGGGGCAGCTCTGTGTGAGCTTCTTGATGAGGGAGCTGATATGAATACTAACTTGCTTAG GGATGAAATCTATAGGGATGATTTTTCTACAAGAAGGCCTTACATAGACCCATTCCATCCAGTACATGATGAGGATTTTAACGTGCCTCCAAATCCAATGCACATGTCTCCTCTACTTTATCCATCCTTACTTTACCACCATCAAACAGAAGCAAGTAGGTTTCAGTTGCCTCACCAGAGAGCTGATGTAATAGTGAATAATATCTGTGAAGGTCCTGGGTCATCAAAAGTAAAACTGTCAAGGCATAGTCAAATAAGTGGAGGCTCAACTAATAAGATTAATAGTTCTTCTAGAATTGATAGTTGGGGCTTGTCAGCAGAAGGGAGCACTGATGTTGGCAATTTCACTGAAGATGACATACTGGAAATG ACATATGAAGAATACCTCGAAGCTCATACTCAAGCCACCAGAAGATTACACATCACT GCTGCTGGACGGTCCACGAGCTTGCAGAAGTCATCATCCAGTAGAGAACGATCTGATGATTC GCAATCGGCAAGCAGCTCAAAGAAAAGGAGTTACCGCCAATCCCTCGAATGA
- the LOC125195955 gene encoding uncharacterized protein LOC125195955 isoform X4, which produces MPSETAREIIPVIDSLGTESKRDTRNLHDSVHPRGRSNEETCHSAAEEQVHSCERNSGKVILIFSVNMSGFFQGYAQMMSSVGWRRDNIWSQGSGKNNPWGRSFKVKWLRLQDLPFQKTLHLKNPWNEFKPVKISRDCQELPGDIGAALCELLDEGADMNTNLLRDEIYRDDFSTRRPYIDPFHPVHDEDFNVPPNPMHMSPLLYPSLLYHHQTEASRFQLPHQRADVIVNNICEGPGSSKVKLSRHSQISGGSTNKINSSSRIDSWGLSAEGSTDVGNFTEDDILEMTYEEYLEAHTQATRRLHITAAGRSTSLQKSSSSRERSDDSQSASSSKKRSYRQSLE; this is translated from the exons ATGCCGTCTGAAACTGCAAGAGAAATTATCCCTGTGATTGATTCTCTAGGTACTGAATCCAAAAGAGACACGAGGAACTTGCACGACTCAG TGCATCCAAGAGGCAGGTCCAATGAGGAAACGTGCCACTCAGCCGCTGAGGAGCAAGTGCATTCATGTGAGCGG AATTCTGGCAAGGTTATTCTTATATTTAGTGTCAACATGAGTGGGTTCTTCCAAGGATATGCTCAAATGATGTCTTCCGTTGGTTGGAGAAGGGATAACATATGGAGTCAAGGAAGTGGGAAAAATAATCCTTGGGGCCGTAGTTTTAAAGTCAAATGGCTGCGCTTACAGGACTTACCTTTTCAGAAGACACTCCATCTGAAAAATCCCTGGAATGAGTTCAAACCTGTCAAAATTAGTAGAGACTGTCAG GAGTTGCCTGGGGATATAGGGGCAGCTCTGTGTGAGCTTCTTGATGAGGGAGCTGATATGAATACTAACTTGCTTAG GGATGAAATCTATAGGGATGATTTTTCTACAAGAAGGCCTTACATAGACCCATTCCATCCAGTACATGATGAGGATTTTAACGTGCCTCCAAATCCAATGCACATGTCTCCTCTACTTTATCCATCCTTACTTTACCACCATCAAACAGAAGCAAGTAGGTTTCAGTTGCCTCACCAGAGAGCTGATGTAATAGTGAATAATATCTGTGAAGGTCCTGGGTCATCAAAAGTAAAACTGTCAAGGCATAGTCAAATAAGTGGAGGCTCAACTAATAAGATTAATAGTTCTTCTAGAATTGATAGTTGGGGCTTGTCAGCAGAAGGGAGCACTGATGTTGGCAATTTCACTGAAGATGACATACTGGAAATG ACATATGAAGAATACCTCGAAGCTCATACTCAAGCCACCAGAAGATTACACATCACT GCTGCTGGACGGTCCACGAGCTTGCAGAAGTCATCATCCAGTAGAGAACGATCTGATGATTC GCAATCGGCAAGCAGCTCAAAGAAAAGGAGTTACCGCCAATCCCTCGAATGA
- the LOC125196103 gene encoding subtilisin-like protease: MNLFNFNMSFLIVCIFFITSLPKYSASQTPNKSSLQTYIVLVEAPDDGASIMSESEELESWYRSFLPAATTASSGEDEARLVYSYRHVFKGFAARLSADQVKEMEKKRGFVSARPQKSMSLHTTHSPNFLGLNPNTGLWKESNYGEGVIIGVLDTGVLPEHPSFTDEGMPPPPAKWKGKCQFNHTTCNNKIIGARYFNAEDQSPLDDDGHGTHTAGTAAGRFVRGANLFGIANGTAAGAAPLAHLAVYKVCCGESDTLAGMDAAIEDGVDVLSISLGSVTDNLYDDSIAIGAFSAMEKGIFVSCSAGNNGPLFSYVGNGAPWILTVGASSIDRKLTAKAVLGNNQQFEGESAFQPSNFPQKQFPLVYAGMLNASDEDAPYCYNESLSRSDIRGKIVVCELGGFLTRVEKGAAVKSGGGVAMILLNFEYYGNTVTTEAHVLPTTHVTYAAGLKIKAYINSTAAPTATISFQGTVIGDDRAPVVASFSSRGPNFPSPGILKPDILGPGVNILAAWPTSVEGNPTTKSNFNVLSGTSMSCPHLSGVAALLKSAHPDWSPAAIKSAIMTTADVVNLAGNPIEDEKYLPADIFATGSGHVNPSRANDPGLVYDVQPQDYLPYLCGLNYTNRQVGTFLQRRVNCSVEPRIPEAELNYPSFSINLNNRSTSQVYTRTVTNVGDPVSSYQVEISPPQGVEVRVEPTTLKFTEMNQKLQYEVTFSRLASAPNKPFVQGFLKWTSPSRSVRSPIAVILS, translated from the exons ATGAATTTGTTCAACTTCAACATGTCTTTCCTCATTGTTTGCATATTCTTCATCACTAGCCTGCCCAAATATTCTGCATCTCAGACACCAAATAAAAGTAGTTTACAAACCTACATTGTTCTTGTCGAGGCACCTGATGACGGCGCAAGTATCATGTCGGAATCCGAAGAATTGGAGAGCTGGTACCGCTCTTTCCTACCGGCCGCCACCACCGCAAGCTCGGGGGAAGACGAGGCGCGTCTCGTCTACTCGTACCGCCACGTGTTCAAGGGGTTCGCAGCCCGGCTTTCGGCCGACCAG GTGaaagaaatggagaagaagagagggTTCGTGTCAGCACGGCCACAGAAATCGATGTCGCTGCACACAACACATTCTCCCAACTTCCTGGGGCTCAACCCGAACACGGGCTTGTGGAAGGAGAGTAACTACGGGGAAGGTGTGATCATCGGTGTGCTCGACACGGGAGTGCTGCCCGAGCACCCTTCGTTCACGGACGAAGGAATGCCGCCTCCCCCGGCTAAGTGGAAGGGGAAGTGCCAATTCAACCACACCACATgcaacaacaaaatcatcgGAGCCAGATACTTCAACGCGGAGGACCAGAGCCCCCTGGACGACGACGGCCACGGGACCCACACGGCGGGCACTGCTGCTGGGAGATTCGTCCGAGGTGCCAATCTGTTTGGCATCGCCAACGGCACTGCTGCTGGCGCCGCGCCACTTGCTCACCTAGCCGTATACAAAGTGTGCTGTGGCGAAAGCGACACCCTTGCCGGTATGGATGCCGCGATTGAGGATGGAGTCGACGTGCTCTCGATCTCTCTCGGCTCGGTAACGGATAACTTGTACGATGATTCTATAGCAATCGGAGCATTCAGCGCGATGGAGAAGGGGATCTTCGTTAGCTGCTCAGCCGGAAACAACGGTCCCCTTTTCTCGTATGTGGGAAACGGGGCACCTTGGATTCTGACGGTGGGAGCAAGCAGCATAGACAGAAAGCTGACTGCAAAAGCAGTGCTCGGAAACAACCAACAATTTGAGGGCGAATCAGCTTTCCAACCGTCCAACTTTCCGCAAAAGCAGTTCCCCCTGGTGTATGCAGGGATGCTCAACGCTTCCGATGAAGATGCGCCTTACTGCTACAACGAATCACTCAGCCGAAGCGACATCCGAGGTAAGATAGTGGTGTGTGAGCTAGGTGGATTTTTGACAAGGGTCGAAAAGGGAGCAGCCGTGAAGAGTGGCGGCGGCGTAGCCATGATTCTCTTAAACTTTGAGTATTACGGAAACACCGTTACGACGGAAGCCCATGTCCTCCCAACCACTCACGTCACCTACGCCGCCGGACTCAAGATCAAAGCTTACATAAACTCCACAGCAGCGCCCACCGCCACTATTTCTTTCCAAG GGACCGTGATTGGTGATGACCGTGCACCAGTCGTCGCTTCGTTTTCCTCCAGGGGTCCTAACTTTCCAAGCCCTGGAATCTTGAAACCCGACATTTTAGGACCCGGAGTCAATATTCTTGCAGCGTGGCCCACTTCCGTGGAAGGCAACCCCACCACAAAGTCCAACTTCAACGTACTTTCGGGCACCTCAATGTCGTGCCCGCACCTCAGCGGCGTGGCGGCTCTGCTCAAGAGCGCGCATCCCGACTGGTCTCCCGCCGCGATCAAGTCCGCCATCATGACCACCGCGGACGTCGTGAACCTCGCAGGTAACCCGATCGAGGACGAGAAGTACCTCCCGGCCGACATCTTCGCCACGGGATCGGGCCACGTGAATCCATCCAGAGCTAATGATCCGGGGCTCGTGTACGACGTCCAGCCCCAAGACTACCTTCCGTACTTATGCGGCCTCAACTACACGAACCGCCAAGTCGGGACGTTCCTGCAGCGGAGGGTGAATTGCTCGGTCGAGCCAAGGATACCGGAAGCAGAGCTGAACTATCCTTCATTCTCTATCAACTTAAACAACAGATCAACTTCCCAGGTTTACACCCGGACCGTCACAAACGTAGGCGACCCGGTCTCGTCTTACCAGGTGGAGATCTCGCCGCCACAGGGAGTTGAAGTCCGTGTCGAGCCGACCACGCTCAAGTTCACCGAGATGAACCAGAAACTGCAGTACGAGGTCACGTTCAGCCGGCTGGCCTCGGCTCCGAATAAGCCGTTCGTACAAGGATTCTTGAAATGGACATCTCCCAGTCGCTCTGTTCGGAGCCCTATTGCAGTTATATTGTCTTAA
- the LOC125195955 gene encoding uncharacterized protein LOC125195955 isoform X1, with product MPSETAREIIPVIDSLGTESKRDTRNLHDSVHPRGRSNEETCHSAAEEQVHSCERVGTSSEIKKNNLNNTRYFVIKSLNHQNIQMSIKKGIWATQVMNEPILEEAFQNSGKVILIFSVNMSGFFQGYAQMMSSVGWRRDNIWSQGSGKNNPWGRSFKVKWLRLQDLPFQKTLHLKNPWNEFKPVKISRDCQELPGDIGAALCELLDEGADMNTNLLRDEIYRDDFSTRRPYIDPFHPVHDEDFNVPPNPMHMSPLLYPSLLYHHQTEASRFQLPHQRADVIVNNICEGPGSSKVKLSRHSQISGGSTNKINSSSRIDSWGLSAEGSTDVGNFTEDDILEMTYEEYLEAHTQATRRLHITAAGRSTSLQKSSSSRERSDDSQSASSSKKRSYRQSLE from the exons ATGCCGTCTGAAACTGCAAGAGAAATTATCCCTGTGATTGATTCTCTAGGTACTGAATCCAAAAGAGACACGAGGAACTTGCACGACTCAG TGCATCCAAGAGGCAGGTCCAATGAGGAAACGTGCCACTCAGCCGCTGAGGAGCAAGTGCATTCATGTGAGCGGGTGGGAACGTCAAGTGAAATAAAGAAGAATAACTTGAATAATACAAGATATTTTGTTATCAAGAGCTTgaatcatcaaaatattcaaatgtcAATAAAGAAGGGAATTTGGGCCACTCAAGTAATGAATGAGCCCATTCTTGAAGAAGCCTTTCAA AATTCTGGCAAGGTTATTCTTATATTTAGTGTCAACATGAGTGGGTTCTTCCAAGGATATGCTCAAATGATGTCTTCCGTTGGTTGGAGAAGGGATAACATATGGAGTCAAGGAAGTGGGAAAAATAATCCTTGGGGCCGTAGTTTTAAAGTCAAATGGCTGCGCTTACAGGACTTACCTTTTCAGAAGACACTCCATCTGAAAAATCCCTGGAATGAGTTCAAACCTGTCAAAATTAGTAGAGACTGTCAG GAGTTGCCTGGGGATATAGGGGCAGCTCTGTGTGAGCTTCTTGATGAGGGAGCTGATATGAATACTAACTTGCTTAG GGATGAAATCTATAGGGATGATTTTTCTACAAGAAGGCCTTACATAGACCCATTCCATCCAGTACATGATGAGGATTTTAACGTGCCTCCAAATCCAATGCACATGTCTCCTCTACTTTATCCATCCTTACTTTACCACCATCAAACAGAAGCAAGTAGGTTTCAGTTGCCTCACCAGAGAGCTGATGTAATAGTGAATAATATCTGTGAAGGTCCTGGGTCATCAAAAGTAAAACTGTCAAGGCATAGTCAAATAAGTGGAGGCTCAACTAATAAGATTAATAGTTCTTCTAGAATTGATAGTTGGGGCTTGTCAGCAGAAGGGAGCACTGATGTTGGCAATTTCACTGAAGATGACATACTGGAAATG ACATATGAAGAATACCTCGAAGCTCATACTCAAGCCACCAGAAGATTACACATCACT GCTGCTGGACGGTCCACGAGCTTGCAGAAGTCATCATCCAGTAGAGAACGATCTGATGATTC GCAATCGGCAAGCAGCTCAAAGAAAAGGAGTTACCGCCAATCCCTCGAATGA
- the LOC125195954 gene encoding subtilisin-like protease, with the protein MLCMLNFHMIIRTLDATSDEISLETYIIHVDHEAKPEDLDNLYKSLLSTTTTTDDHRRRLTYSYRNVFRGFAARLSPDEVKAMETKPGFVSARLQRKISLHTTHSPNFLGLNRNTGFWQSSGYGRGIIIGVLDSGILPEHPSFSDEGMPPPPAKWKGRCEFNHTSCNNKIVGARVFTSTSGDTPLDEDGHGTHTASTAAGRFVGGANVFGNANGTAVGIAPMAHLAVYKVCGEFCFESDVLAAMDAAVDDGVDILSLSLGTLSINLHDDPISLGAYSATEQGILVSCSAGNNGPSNFSLSNEAPWILTVGASTIDRKIRATVALGNNATFDGESAFQPADFPAKQLPLVYAAALNATDSRIQFCGEASLNKTDILGKVVVCEVGGSITRIDKGIAVKNGGGAAMILVNPAAYGNLTLADAHVLPAAHVSYADGLRIKTYINATAAPTATVAFGGTVIGDSRAPVVAAFSSRGPNYASRGILKPDILGPGVNILAAWITPSKPFNMISGTSMSCPHLSGVAALLRSTHPDWSPAAVKSAIMTTADVVNLAKNPIEDERFLPASVFATGSGHVNPSRAADPGLVYDIQPEDYIPYLCGLNYTNRQVGVILQRKVNCSMEGSIREGDLNYPSFAVTFSSLASAAASQTYTRTVTNVGEKTSSYAVEIAAPAGIQVSVEPTKLDFSEVNQKLQYNVTFSRLNMTLFGYVQGYLKWDSSKHSVRSPIAGILR; encoded by the coding sequence ATGCTTTGCATGCTCAATTTCCATATGATAATTCGAACGCTAGATGCTACATCCGATGAAATATCTTTAGAGACGTACATCATACACGTTGATCACGAAGCCAAGCCAGAAGATTTGGACAACTTGTACAAATCACTCctatcaacaacaacaacaacagaCGATCACCGGAGACGGTTGACCTACTCATATCGGAACGTCTTCCGAGGCTTCGCCGCCAGGCTATCACCGGATGAAGTGAAAGCGATGGAGACGAAGCCAGGGTTCGTCTCCGCGCGCctacaaagaaaaatatcccTCCACACAACCCACTCCCCCAACTTCCTCGGGCTAAACCGAAACACCGGATTCTGGCAAAGCTCTGGCTACGGCCGGGGCATCATCATCGGAGTCCTGGACTCCGGGATCCTCCCCGAGCACCCTTCGTTCAGCGACGAAGGGATGCCTCCCCCGCCGGCTAAATGGAAGGGGAGGTGCGAGTTCAACCACACCTCGTGCAACAACAAGATCGTCGGAGCAAGAGTCTTCACGAGTACCTCTGGCGACACCCCTTTAGACGAAGACGGCCACGGCACTCACACGGCCAGCACCGCTGCCGGGAGATTCGTGGGAGGGGCTAATGTGTTCGGCAACGCAAATGGGACGGCGGTGGGGATTGCGCCGATGGCTCACCTTGCTGTATACAAAGTGTGTGGGGAATTCTGCTTTGAGAGCGATGTGCTTGCTGCCATGGATGCTGCTGTTGATGATGGTGTTGACATTCTTTCCCTTTCACTTGGTACACTCTCTATCAATCTCCATGATGATCCCATTTCCCTTGGAGCTTACTCTGCCACGGAGCAGGGGATTTTGGTCAGCTGCTCCGCCGGCAACAACGGACCTTCCAACTTCTCCTTATCAAATGAAGCACCGTGGATTCTCACTGTCGGCGCCAGCACCATCGACCGGAAGATACGAGCAACCGTTGCGTTGGGAAACAACGCAACATTCGACGGTGAGTCGGCTTTCCAGCCTGCTGATTTCCCGGCGAAACAGCTGCCGCTGGTGTACGCCGCCGCCCTCAACGCCACCGACTCCCGAATCCAGTTCTGCGGCGAGGCCTCTCTCAACAAAACCGACATACTAGGAAAGGTCGTCGTCTGCGAGGTCGGAGGTTCGATAACAAGGATCGACAAGGGGATCGCCGTCAAGAACGGCGGCGGCGCCGCCATGATCCTCGTAAACCCCGCCGCTTACGGCAACCTCACCCTCGCGGACGCCCACGTGCTCCCCGCGGCGCATGTGAGCTACGCGGACGGGCTGAGGATCAAAACATACATCAATGCGACCGCGGCCCCCACGGCCACGGTCGCGTTCGGAGGAACCGTCATCGGCGACAGCCGGGCCCCGGTCGTCGCCGCGTTCTCGTCCCGGGGCCCGAACTACGCGAGCCGCGGGATACTGAAGCCCGACATCCTAGGTCCCGGAGTCAACATCCTGGCGGCGTGGATAACACCGTCCAAGCCGTTCAACATGATCTCCGGGACCTCGATGTCGTGCCCGCACCTCAGCGGCGTGGCAGCGCTGCTGAGGAGCACGCACCCGGATTGGTCCCCGGCGGCAGTCAAGTCCGCGATCATGACCACGGCCGATGTGGTCAACCTCGCCAAGAATCCGATCGAGGACGAGAGGTTCCTTCCGGCCTCGGTGTTTGCTACCGGGTCGGGCCATGTAAACCCGTCCCGGGCAGCGGATCCAGGGCTCGTTTACGACATCCAACCAGAGGACTACATTCCTTATCTGTGCGGTCTGAACTACACAAACAGACAAGTTGGGGTGATTCTACAGAGAAAGGTGAACTGCTCTATGGAGGGAAGTATACGAGAAGGGGACTTAAACTACCCTTCATTCGCCGTTACTTTTAGCAGTTTGGCGTCGGCGGCAGCTTCTCAGACGTACACGAGGACGGTGACAAACGTCGGAGAGAAGACCTCATCTTACGCTGTTGAGATTGCGGCACCAGCTGGGATTCAGGTGAGTGTGGAGCCGACGAAGCTCGATTTCTCCGAGGTTAATCAGAAGCTGCAATATAATGTGACATTCAGCAGATTGAACATGACTCTGTTTGGATATGTCCAAGGCTACCTGAAGTGGGATTCTTCCAAGCACTCTGTGAGGAGTCCTATTGCCGGAATACTGCGGTGA
- the LOC125195955 gene encoding uncharacterized protein LOC125195955 isoform X2 has translation MPSETAREIIPVIDSLGTESKRDTRNLHDSVHPRGRSNEETCHSAAEEQVHSCERVGTSSEIKKNNLNNTRYFVIKSLNHQNIQMSIKKGIWATQVMNEPILEEAFQNSGKVILIFSVNMSGFFQGYAQMMSSVGWRRDNIWSQGSGKNNPWGRSFKVKWLRLQDLPFQKTLHLKNPWNEFKPVKISRDCQELPGDIGAALCELLDEGADMNTNLLRDDFSTRRPYIDPFHPVHDEDFNVPPNPMHMSPLLYPSLLYHHQTEASRFQLPHQRADVIVNNICEGPGSSKVKLSRHSQISGGSTNKINSSSRIDSWGLSAEGSTDVGNFTEDDILEMTYEEYLEAHTQATRRLHITAAGRSTSLQKSSSSRERSDDSQSASSSKKRSYRQSLE, from the exons ATGCCGTCTGAAACTGCAAGAGAAATTATCCCTGTGATTGATTCTCTAGGTACTGAATCCAAAAGAGACACGAGGAACTTGCACGACTCAG TGCATCCAAGAGGCAGGTCCAATGAGGAAACGTGCCACTCAGCCGCTGAGGAGCAAGTGCATTCATGTGAGCGGGTGGGAACGTCAAGTGAAATAAAGAAGAATAACTTGAATAATACAAGATATTTTGTTATCAAGAGCTTgaatcatcaaaatattcaaatgtcAATAAAGAAGGGAATTTGGGCCACTCAAGTAATGAATGAGCCCATTCTTGAAGAAGCCTTTCAA AATTCTGGCAAGGTTATTCTTATATTTAGTGTCAACATGAGTGGGTTCTTCCAAGGATATGCTCAAATGATGTCTTCCGTTGGTTGGAGAAGGGATAACATATGGAGTCAAGGAAGTGGGAAAAATAATCCTTGGGGCCGTAGTTTTAAAGTCAAATGGCTGCGCTTACAGGACTTACCTTTTCAGAAGACACTCCATCTGAAAAATCCCTGGAATGAGTTCAAACCTGTCAAAATTAGTAGAGACTGTCAG GAGTTGCCTGGGGATATAGGGGCAGCTCTGTGTGAGCTTCTTGATGAGGGAGCTGATATGAATACTAACTTGCTTAG GGATGATTTTTCTACAAGAAGGCCTTACATAGACCCATTCCATCCAGTACATGATGAGGATTTTAACGTGCCTCCAAATCCAATGCACATGTCTCCTCTACTTTATCCATCCTTACTTTACCACCATCAAACAGAAGCAAGTAGGTTTCAGTTGCCTCACCAGAGAGCTGATGTAATAGTGAATAATATCTGTGAAGGTCCTGGGTCATCAAAAGTAAAACTGTCAAGGCATAGTCAAATAAGTGGAGGCTCAACTAATAAGATTAATAGTTCTTCTAGAATTGATAGTTGGGGCTTGTCAGCAGAAGGGAGCACTGATGTTGGCAATTTCACTGAAGATGACATACTGGAAATG ACATATGAAGAATACCTCGAAGCTCATACTCAAGCCACCAGAAGATTACACATCACT GCTGCTGGACGGTCCACGAGCTTGCAGAAGTCATCATCCAGTAGAGAACGATCTGATGATTC GCAATCGGCAAGCAGCTCAAAGAAAAGGAGTTACCGCCAATCCCTCGAATGA
- the LOC125195955 gene encoding YTH domain-containing protein 1 isoform X3, protein MPSETAREIIPVIDSLGTESKRDTRNLHDSVHPRGRSNEETCHSAAEEQVHSCERVGTSSEIKKNNLNNTRYFVIKSLNHQNIQMSIKKGIWATQVMNEPILEEAFQNSGKVILIFSVNMSGFFQGYAQMMSSVGWRRDNIWSQGSGKNNPWGRSFKVKWLRLQDLPFQKTLHLKNPWNEFKPVKISRDCQELPGDIGAALCELLDEGADMNTNLLRDEIYRDDFSTRRPYIDPFHPVHDEDFNVPPNPMHMSPLLYPSLLYHHQTEASRFQLPHQRADVKLSRHSQISGGSTNKINSSSRIDSWGLSAEGSTDVGNFTEDDILEMTYEEYLEAHTQATRRLHITAAGRSTSLQKSSSSRERSDDSQSASSSKKRSYRQSLE, encoded by the exons ATGCCGTCTGAAACTGCAAGAGAAATTATCCCTGTGATTGATTCTCTAGGTACTGAATCCAAAAGAGACACGAGGAACTTGCACGACTCAG TGCATCCAAGAGGCAGGTCCAATGAGGAAACGTGCCACTCAGCCGCTGAGGAGCAAGTGCATTCATGTGAGCGGGTGGGAACGTCAAGTGAAATAAAGAAGAATAACTTGAATAATACAAGATATTTTGTTATCAAGAGCTTgaatcatcaaaatattcaaatgtcAATAAAGAAGGGAATTTGGGCCACTCAAGTAATGAATGAGCCCATTCTTGAAGAAGCCTTTCAA AATTCTGGCAAGGTTATTCTTATATTTAGTGTCAACATGAGTGGGTTCTTCCAAGGATATGCTCAAATGATGTCTTCCGTTGGTTGGAGAAGGGATAACATATGGAGTCAAGGAAGTGGGAAAAATAATCCTTGGGGCCGTAGTTTTAAAGTCAAATGGCTGCGCTTACAGGACTTACCTTTTCAGAAGACACTCCATCTGAAAAATCCCTGGAATGAGTTCAAACCTGTCAAAATTAGTAGAGACTGTCAG GAGTTGCCTGGGGATATAGGGGCAGCTCTGTGTGAGCTTCTTGATGAGGGAGCTGATATGAATACTAACTTGCTTAG GGATGAAATCTATAGGGATGATTTTTCTACAAGAAGGCCTTACATAGACCCATTCCATCCAGTACATGATGAGGATTTTAACGTGCCTCCAAATCCAATGCACATGTCTCCTCTACTTTATCCATCCTTACTTTACCACCATCAAACAGAAGCAAGTAGGTTTCAGTTGCCTCACCAGAGAGCTGAT GTAAAACTGTCAAGGCATAGTCAAATAAGTGGAGGCTCAACTAATAAGATTAATAGTTCTTCTAGAATTGATAGTTGGGGCTTGTCAGCAGAAGGGAGCACTGATGTTGGCAATTTCACTGAAGATGACATACTGGAAATG ACATATGAAGAATACCTCGAAGCTCATACTCAAGCCACCAGAAGATTACACATCACT GCTGCTGGACGGTCCACGAGCTTGCAGAAGTCATCATCCAGTAGAGAACGATCTGATGATTC GCAATCGGCAAGCAGCTCAAAGAAAAGGAGTTACCGCCAATCCCTCGAATGA